TTCGTTCCCTCCATTCTTTCGGGTGCATCCGAAAACAGGTCGATAAGTTCACGCGCGTGGAATAGCGCAGGATACAACATGTCAGATTTATAGTTCAAGGAAGCTTTCAAAACACGTAATGATGTTGGGCTCATTTCTAATACCTCATCACACCATTTGTCGACTTCATCGTAAAGCTGATCATGCGGTATAACTTTGTTTATAAGCCCCATCTCCAGAGCTTCCTGAGCAGTATATTCGCGTGAAAGAAAAATAATTTCCCGCGCCTTACGCTCACCAACATACAACGACATCAGCTGGGTTCCCCAAAACATCGGCATGCCTGCACGCTTGGAACCATGCTGGCCGAATACTGCCCGGTCTGAAGCGATAGCGAGATCACAAATAAGTTGCAGCTGATTGCCGCTGCCTATTGCACGGCCATTAACCGCAGCAATAACCGGCTTGCCGCAGCTCCGTACGGACAAAGCGCATTCAAGCAGTTTAATAAAATGGTTGCGATGAGTACCGGGCCTTTTGGTTAAATGCTGTTTGACCTGTCCTCCCTCGTTAAAATGGGTATCTCCGGCGCCTGTAAGAACAACAACCCCAATCGATGGGTCGCTATCAGCCGTACGAAAGGCATGGGCCAACTCAAGAAAGGTGTCACCTGTTGTTGCATTGTTAATTTCAGGACGGTTTAATGTAATCCAAGCGATGTGGGGCCGCTTTACTTCGTAAAGGATGTCCTGGTATTTCATCTGTTTTCTCTCCTTTCCGACATTTAGTTTATTTTAACAAGCCCATCTCTTTATTTTTACGCGTGTAATTATCTGCCTCTTCGTCTAAAGACCTTGCTAGTTCTTCACCGGTGATCCACTGTTCAACCAGATCATATTTTTCAACATATTTTTTCCAGTCAACGGTTTTTCGAGTCTGATCCAACAAGTTGATATAATAAGACGCCACTTCGGCAGGAATCCCCGGGGGAGCCATCAAGCCTCGGAACTGTTTGATAGGTTTAAATTTATAACCGAGTGATTCAAATGTCGGTAGGCCGGGATATTTATCAAGCGTAACTGAAGCGGCCAAGAGACGCAGTGTTCTGGCCTTAACATGCTGATCCACTTCTGAAGGTTGTTCCAAAATAAAATCAACATGTTTACCCAATAAAGCAACGACACCGGCTCCGCCGCCCTTAAAAGGAACATAAGAAAATTCAACACCAGTTTCTTCAGCCAACATTTTTGCAACGATTGAGGGGACATTTCCATATGGCCCGCCACCCTGGGTTAACTTTTTGGGATCCTTCCTTGCCGCCCCTATCACATCTTGAACACTTTTAAATTCGGATTCGGCATTCACAACCATAACCAGCGGCTCAATAGCCATTAAGGCGATAGCTGTAAAGCTACGCGGTGTAATTTCCTCCTTTTTTATAATTGGCCTGTTTATTTGTGAAGGCGTATAACCAAATAGCATGTGTGTATTTCCTTTGTTTTTTTTACTTATATACTCACGGGCTTTTTTCCCCCCAGCACCTGTAAGATTTTCAACAGACACACGTTCAGAAATTAAATTATTTTTCATCCAGATGTCAGCTATCGCTCTTAAAAAAATGTCGATTCCCGTTCCGGCACTAGCGTGGGTCACAAGGATAATATTGTCTTTGGGTTTCCAGTCTGAACTGGCTGAAGCGCTGTCAATTCTCCCCCAGGCACAAAAGAGGATAAGAGTTAAAACAATAGACAAAAAGGCCTTAATTTTGATTTTCACAAACATGATTCTCTCTCCTTTCTATGTTATAATTGTTTTAAACAGTGAGAGCCTGCGAAAGCAAGCATCTTCCTTCTATCAGGCAATCGATTTGTATAGATCTTTAAATCGATTGTCATCAAGAGCGCTTTTAATTTCAGTCGCTTTTTCTTTGACCAATTGAAGCAGCGCATCGACCCTGTCGTCCGGAAGCTTGGCAAGGCCGAGGGTGTCAATTTTCCAGGTGATATTGGCCTTGCCGGCTTTCTTGCCGATTTCAATCTGGTGTTTTTGTCCCAGCAACTCCGGACCGAAGGCCTCCACCGTCCGGGGCTCTTTCAGCAGGGCCGCCACAGGGATCCCGGCCGCCCAGCGAAACACGTTGTCGCCGACAATCGGTCGATAGGCCGGATGGCGGTAGCCGGTGAGTTCCTGTACCAGTTTGCTGAGTTCAACGAGCTTTTCGGTATTTAATGAGCAGGGTACGCCGTAGCCGACTTTCAGCGCCATGATCACCTCTTCGGTGGGTGCGTTCCCGGCCCGTTGGCCGAGTCCCCCCACCGTGGTGGAAGCGATTTGAGCCCCGGCCATTAAACCGGAAATGGTGTTGGCCACACCCAAACCGAGGTCGTTGTGGCAATGCATTTCCAACGGCAGATCAACCCAGGAACGAATTTTCTGCGTCATCCAGGTCGACGCTTCCGGAACGATCGCCCCCACCGTATCCACCACGGCAATCCGGTCCAGACAGCCGGTGGCAGCGGCATCTTTCAACAGGCGTTCTAAAAACCCCATCCGGGCCCGGGCCGTATCGATCAGAAACAGACAAACCCCCAGCCCTTTTTCCTTTTTGGCATAGGTAATGGAATCCATGACCCGGTCATAGAGCTTTTGCTCGGGCCACTCGAACTGATACATCAAGCGCGGATATCCCACCGGCACTTCCATCACGAGGCCCCACACACCGCAATCCGCCGACATATCAATATCGCTGCGCATGGCCCGGCACAAGCAGGTGATTCTGGCTTTAAGACCTGATTTGCAGATGGCCTTGATCGAATTGCGATCCTGCTGGGAAACCGGCGGAAACCCGGCTTCAATATATTGAATGCCGACCTCATCCAGCATGTGTGCAATGCGAACCTTGTCATCGGTATCCAGGTTGATTCCCGGCGCCTGCTCGCCATCCCGCAGGGTGGAGTCATGGATGATTACCTCGGGCGGCATCTTTCGTGTTTTCATCAGCTCCGGTGCAAAATTGTGCTGGCTGACCCAGACATGCGCTTGCCGCCAGGGACCGTTTTCAATTGAAGGATCCGGAACCAAATCATCTTTTTGCGTCATCAATCAACCTCCATATATTGTTTGGGCATGCGTTATTTTCGTCTAATGTTAAATGAAATACTGTGGTTATCTATTTTAATAAACTTCATTGAGATGGTATTTCAAAGCCTATCTCAAAAGCCTTCCTGTTTTCCGCTTTGAATTTCGGAATGACCGCATGAATCGTCGCGATCATATTTTCCTTATCCAGAAATTCCGTTACCCTTGTCAGGGCGCCCAGCATAATCGTGTTTGCATAGATCGGCCTGCCTAGTTTTTCCATGGCCGTGTCTTTGGCGGGCACGGCAATTTGCCGAAACGGTTTGCTCTCATCGATCTCTACCATTGAAGGGTCATAGAGAACCACGCCCCCTTTCATCATATGGCCGAACTGTTTGTATGCCGCCGAAGAAAACGAACAGAAGTAATCCGGCTCTTCCACCAGGGGGCTGTCGATTTCCTCCTTGGATATGACGACCTGGGTCCGTACGTAGCCGCCGCGTTGCTCGGTGCCGTGGCTTTTGAGCATCGTCACCCGGAAGCCCTGGTTCACAGCCGCCGTTCCAACAATTTGTCCCAGCCGTACCACGCCCTGACCGCCGAACCCGCTGGCCAGTATCTCAATTCGATCCTTCATCCTGACACCTCCCGCTGGATCTCAGCTGTTTTTTCTTTAACGGATTGTGAAAACTCCGCTCTGGTATTGCTGGCATCATGGTAAATTCCTGTGCGCCAGAAGATCTCCCGGCCGCCGGCCTCCTGCCCCAGCGGCGCGGCATGATTCCTGACCCAGTTGAACATGTTCACGGAATTACGGGAACCCAGCGCATTTTTGGCAAAATTGGTAATACAGGGAAAAACGCAATGGACCAGGGAAAATCCATTATTCTGCAATGCTTTTTTAAGGGTGTCGACCAGGGGGCGCCCTTCCATGCTGACATGTCTTGCCAGGAAGGTGGCGCCGGCCGCCTGGATGATGTTTAAAACGTCTCTGCCCGACTGGACCCAGTTGGGTTCGTACATCCCGTAGGGGCTGCTGTCCGTTTTGACGCCCGGCGGCGTGGTCCAGCCATACTGCCCGCCGGTGGATTGATATCCCAAGTTGTCGCACACCAGTACGGTCATTTGGGTGTTGGTGCGTGCGGCATGCAGCAGGTGGTTCAGCCCGATGCCGAAGGCATCGCCGTCGCCCACTGTCAGTACGATTTTCATCTCCGGCGCAATGGCCAGCCTGAGGCCCCTGGCTATGGCATAGACACGCCCGTGCGTACCGGCAAAGTTATCTCCTTTCCAGGTGCCGAATGTCTGGCGCCCGGAACACCCGATGGAGGTGCCCCAGAGGATGTCATCAATACCGAAGTTCAGCTCATCAATAGCCTGAACAAATGCCTTATGCGCCTGCCCGAGCCCGCAGCCTGAACAGGCCGTACTCGGTATCTTCCTTGCTCTTAAATATTTTTCCGACAATTTATCCATTACCATGCCTCCCTTTCCCATCCGATCCGGCCCAACGGTTCTCCCCTTAGGAGTTTGTCGAAAGTTTCGTGCAGTTCCGTGACGGTGGGCAGCTCACCGCACTTCCCGAAAAAATGTACCGGGCTGTCACAGGGAGTCGCCCGCTGAACCTCCCGAACCATCTGCCCGTCATAAAGCAGTTCCACGGTAAGATAAATGGCCTTGCGGGTAAAGGCTTCATCCGGAAACGGCCAAAGGGATACGGGTCGGATCATTCCGACCTTCACCCCCTTTTCCCTGGCCTTTTTGACTGCCGTCTTAACCGTCCGGGAAGGCGTCCCATAAGCCACCACGATGAGCTCCGGGTCATCATCCAGAAAAAGTTCTTCATATCGGGTGATCACATCCCGGTTGTTGCGGATCTTGTAGATCATCCGGTAGGAATGTTTGTGGTGGGCCTCCACCGTTTCGATATCATACCCCTCTTCGGTGGGCGTCCAGTCCGAGCACATTGCGCCGGTACCCTTGCCCAAAACCACCGGAGGGATATCGATCGCATCGGAGGGGGGGTAAAAATCGGGTCCGGCATTCACCTTGCGCTCTACAAACCGCATTCCCATTGCGGTTTTTTCTTCGTCGGTCTCCGGGACGCTGATGTCCTCCAACCCGTCGGTAATCAACTGGTCGGCCAGCACGGTCACCGGCGTTCGAAATCTTTCCGAAAGATAGAACGCTTCAACAGTTAATTCCATGGCCTCCTGAGCGCTATTGGGGGCCAGCACGATGGTCTCGTAATTGCCGCCCTGGGTTGGATAGCGTGAGTTGTAGAACTCACCCTGTCCGGGAGCGCCGGTTATTCCGCTCACCGGTCCGACCCGCTGGGAATTGAGCACGACAATGGGAATTTCACAACCGATGGCCCAGCCGTAAGGGTCCGCATAAAGAATAAAGCCGGGTCCTGAAGTCGCCGTCATGGTTTTCATGCCGCCGGCAGCAGCGCCGACAGCGATATGCATGGCCGCACACTCATCTTCCGCCTGCACATAATAACCGCCGACTTTGGGCAATTCCACCGACATTGCTTCGGCAATTTCCGTGGCCGGGGTAATCGGATAGCCGGCAAACAGGCGGCAGCCCGCCATAATGGCCCCTTCCGTAACGGCAAAATTTCCGGTTTCCAGAAAACGTTTCATCTCAACAAGTCCTCTTTTGTCATAGGGTCAACATTCATTTATCTATTTACTTCCGCTACTTCGATTGAAAAATCGGGGCAAACATAATAGCAGGCCTTGCACCCCACGCATCTTTCCGGATGTACGGCCTTAACCGGCCGATAACCACGATCATTAAAGAGTTCGGAATGCTCAAAAACCCCGAGTTTACACACTTCGATACAATAGTTGCAGTCTTTACACCCGTCACCGCTGACATCCACCCTAAATTCCCTGGCGTCGCACCCTCTGCAGCGCTCGGCTTCTTTACAGGCCACGTCCTCGGTCAATTCCCCTTCAACGGTGCAAAATCCGGATATACGTTCCGACAGGGGGGTGCACGGAACCGTTACCCGGGGTCGGCCTTCAGCCTGATAATCCAAAACGACGACTTCTTCCTTAGGTGGCGCCAGCGCCTGGTCAATCATGCCATTTCCGCCCAGATACCGGTCAATTGATGCCGCAGCCCTTCTCCCGTCCGCAATGGCTTCAATAATCGATGCCGGTCCATGGGTCAGATCGCCGCCGGCGAAAACCCCTTTTTGACCGGTCTCCCGTGAGTCGGCATTCACCCGGACAAAGCCGTTCGCTCCGGCCGAGAGTCCAAGAACCCCAGGGATATCCGTTTGTTGACCGATGGCAAAGATGACGGTATCGTAATTTTCCTGATATTCGCTTCCCTGGATCGCTGTGGGTGCAGGACGGCCGCTCGCATCCGGTTTGCCGAGCTGCATGCGGTGAAAACGGACATTTAAAAGACCCGCGTTCGAATCGATTTTCACCGGTGCTGTCAGATAATCCATCCGGACACCCTCCATCAGGGCATTGCCGACTTCCTCCGCATAGGCTGTCATCTCTTTTTCAGTCCTGCGGTATTTGACAAAGACCTCTTTAGCGCCAAGACGAATGGCGCTGCGAGCCGCATCCACAGCCGTATTGCCGCCCCCGATCACCGCTACACGGTCTCCCACATGAACCTTCTCGCCTTTGTTCACTTTTTTCAAAAAAGCAATGCCGTCCAAAACGCCCAAGGCATCATTTCCGGAAATACCCGGCCGGACACCCTGCTGGGCGCCGCAACCCAGATAGACCGCATCAAATCCCTCTTTAAACAGTCGTTCAAGGTCATCCACCCGGTGGTTGACTGCCAACGTGACACCCAAGTCATCGAGATATTGAATCTCTTTTTCAAGGGCCTCCCTGGGAAGCCGGTATTCGGGTATCCCCATCCGCAGCATACCGCCCAGCTTGTCATTCTCCTCGAATACGGTTACCGAGTGGCCCAGAACGGCAAGATAATAGGCCACCGTCAGACCGCTGGGGCCCGATCCGATAACCGCTATTTTTTTGCCGGAATCCGGCGCAATTTCGATATTTTTTTTCCAGAGTTCGCCTCCCCTTTCGGCAGCCGTCCGTTTCAGGGAACGGATCGCAATCGGTTCGCCGAATTGGCGGTTGCCGCAATTCGCTTCACAGGGGCTGTAGCAGGCATAGCCGCACACATGCGGAAACGGTATCTTCTCACGAATCACGGCCAGGGCTTCATCAAATTTCCCTGC
The genomic region above belongs to Desulfobacterales bacterium and contains:
- a CDS encoding 2-oxoacid:acceptor oxidoreductase family protein, encoding MKDRIEILASGFGGQGVVRLGQIVGTAAVNQGFRVTMLKSHGTEQRGGYVRTQVVISKEEIDSPLVEEPDYFCSFSSAAYKQFGHMMKGGVVLYDPSMVEIDESKPFRQIAVPAKDTAMEKLGRPIYANTIMLGALTRVTEFLDKENMIATIHAVIPKFKAENRKAFEIGFEIPSQ
- a CDS encoding thiamine pyrophosphate-dependent enzyme; translated protein: MDKLSEKYLRARKIPSTACSGCGLGQAHKAFVQAIDELNFGIDDILWGTSIGCSGRQTFGTWKGDNFAGTHGRVYAIARGLRLAIAPEMKIVLTVGDGDAFGIGLNHLLHAARTNTQMTVLVCDNLGYQSTGGQYGWTTPPGVKTDSSPYGMYEPNWVQSGRDVLNIIQAAGATFLARHVSMEGRPLVDTLKKALQNNGFSLVHCVFPCITNFAKNALGSRNSVNMFNWVRNHAAPLGQEAGGREIFWRTGIYHDASNTRAEFSQSVKEKTAEIQREVSG
- a CDS encoding FAD-dependent oxidoreductase codes for the protein MDSKRISKKDLRPSPCQSACPAEIDVPRYIRYIKAGKFDEALAVIREKIPFPHVCGYACYSPCEANCGNRQFGEPIAIRSLKRTAAERGGELWKKNIEIAPDSGKKIAVIGSGPSGLTVAYYLAVLGHSVTVFEENDKLGGMLRMGIPEYRLPREALEKEIQYLDDLGVTLAVNHRVDDLERLFKEGFDAVYLGCGAQQGVRPGISGNDALGVLDGIAFLKKVNKGEKVHVGDRVAVIGGGNTAVDAARSAIRLGAKEVFVKYRRTEKEMTAYAEEVGNALMEGVRMDYLTAPVKIDSNAGLLNVRFHRMQLGKPDASGRPAPTAIQGSEYQENYDTVIFAIGQQTDIPGVLGLSAGANGFVRVNADSRETGQKGVFAGGDLTHGPASIIEAIADGRRAAASIDRYLGGNGMIDQALAPPKEEVVVLDYQAEGRPRVTVPCTPLSERISGFCTVEGELTEDVACKEAERCRGCDAREFRVDVSGDGCKDCNYCIEVCKLGVFEHSELFNDRGYRPVKAVHPERCVGCKACYYVCPDFSIEVAEVNR
- a CDS encoding tripartite tricarboxylate transporter substrate binding protein; amino-acid sequence: MFVKIKIKAFLSIVLTLILFCAWGRIDSASASSDWKPKDNIILVTHASAGTGIDIFLRAIADIWMKNNLISERVSVENLTGAGGKKAREYISKKNKGNTHMLFGYTPSQINRPIIKKEEITPRSFTAIALMAIEPLVMVVNAESEFKSVQDVIGAARKDPKKLTQGGGPYGNVPSIVAKMLAEETGVEFSYVPFKGGGAGVVALLGKHVDFILEQPSEVDQHVKARTLRLLAASVTLDKYPGLPTFESLGYKFKPIKQFRGLMAPPGIPAEVASYYINLLDQTRKTVDWKKYVEKYDLVEQWITGEELARSLDEEADNYTRKNKEMGLLK
- a CDS encoding 2-oxoacid:acceptor oxidoreductase subunit alpha; translated protein: MKRFLETGNFAVTEGAIMAGCRLFAGYPITPATEIAEAMSVELPKVGGYYVQAEDECAAMHIAVGAAAGGMKTMTATSGPGFILYADPYGWAIGCEIPIVVLNSQRVGPVSGITGAPGQGEFYNSRYPTQGGNYETIVLAPNSAQEAMELTVEAFYLSERFRTPVTVLADQLITDGLEDISVPETDEEKTAMGMRFVERKVNAGPDFYPPSDAIDIPPVVLGKGTGAMCSDWTPTEEGYDIETVEAHHKHSYRMIYKIRNNRDVITRYEELFLDDDPELIVVAYGTPSRTVKTAVKKAREKGVKVGMIRPVSLWPFPDEAFTRKAIYLTVELLYDGQMVREVQRATPCDSPVHFFGKCGELPTVTELHETFDKLLRGEPLGRIGWEREAW
- a CDS encoding enoyl-CoA hydratase-related protein, which produces MKYQDILYEVKRPHIAWITLNRPEINNATTGDTFLELAHAFRTADSDPSIGVVVLTGAGDTHFNEGGQVKQHLTKRPGTHRNHFIKLLECALSVRSCGKPVIAAVNGRAIGSGNQLQLICDLAIASDRAVFGQHGSKRAGMPMFWGTQLMSLYVGERKAREIIFLSREYTAQEALEMGLINKVIPHDQLYDEVDKWCDEVLEMSPTSLRVLKASLNYKSDMLYPALFHARELIDLFSDAPERMEGTKAWVEGRKPDFNKFRK